One genomic window of Acidobacteriota bacterium includes the following:
- a CDS encoding glycosyltransferase family 4 protein — translation MTTRQVVVMVTTSYPRFPGDTIGTFMEPIARGLAARGHRIHVVLPWHPRLTRLGVDEGIHFHPVRYAPHPSLNVFGYAESLQADVHLRLAALLAAPLALQALVRTTRRVAREVGATLLHGHWLIPGGAVAAAAGTALPVVTSLHGSDVFLAERHAVARLGARFALRRVDWITACSDDLRTRTIALGASADRIETIPYGVDVDRFRPDPDIRAASRRALELAPDDVMLFTAGRFVRKKGFEYLIDAVGRLAPRWPGVRLIMAGGGDLDHELRDRVDKLGIGGHVRFVGVLAQPDVARHLAAADIAVMPSIRDDAGNVDGLPNTVMEALASGTPLVATTAGGIPSVVTHEQNGLLVPEKDVAALEAAIERLIANPAARATLGAAARADAVATRTWDRVAERMEQVYDRAADWRDRHCGTGRDSR, via the coding sequence GTGACGACGCGTCAGGTCGTCGTGATGGTGACGACCTCGTACCCCAGGTTTCCGGGAGACACCATCGGGACGTTCATGGAGCCAATCGCCCGGGGGCTCGCGGCGCGCGGGCACCGCATCCACGTGGTGCTGCCATGGCATCCGCGCCTCACGCGCCTCGGCGTCGACGAGGGCATCCACTTCCACCCGGTTCGCTATGCGCCGCACCCGAGCCTGAACGTGTTCGGCTACGCCGAATCGCTGCAGGCCGACGTGCACCTGCGTCTCGCCGCCCTTCTGGCGGCGCCGCTGGCGCTTCAGGCGCTTGTCCGCACCACCCGGCGCGTGGCGCGCGAGGTGGGCGCCACGTTGCTGCACGGCCACTGGCTCATTCCCGGGGGCGCGGTCGCAGCGGCAGCCGGCACAGCACTACCGGTGGTGACGAGCCTGCACGGATCCGATGTGTTCCTCGCCGAACGACACGCCGTCGCGCGCCTCGGCGCCCGGTTCGCCCTGCGCCGCGTGGACTGGATCACCGCGTGCAGCGACGACCTGCGCACCCGCACGATCGCGCTCGGCGCCTCCGCCGATCGCATCGAGACGATTCCGTACGGGGTCGATGTCGATCGGTTTCGGCCGGACCCTGATATCCGCGCCGCGAGCCGGCGCGCGCTCGAGCTCGCGCCGGACGACGTGATGTTGTTTACGGCGGGGCGGTTCGTCCGAAAAAAGGGATTCGAGTACTTGATAGATGCGGTCGGCCGCCTGGCGCCGCGGTGGCCCGGCGTGCGCCTGATCATGGCCGGAGGAGGCGACCTCGATCACGAGTTGCGGGATCGAGTCGACAAGCTGGGCATCGGCGGCCACGTCCGATTCGTCGGTGTGCTGGCACAGCCGGATGTGGCCCGGCACCTGGCGGCCGCGGATATCGCGGTGATGCCGTCGATTCGAGACGACGCGGGCAATGTCGATGGCCTGCCGAATACGGTCATGGAAGCGCTGGCGTCGGGAACGCCGCTGGTGGCGACCACGGCTGGCGGCATCCCGTCGGTCGTCACCCATGAACAGAACGGGCTGCTGGTGCCGGAGAAGGATGTGGCCGCACTCGAGGCGGCGATTGAGCGGCTGATCGCCAATCCGGCGGCCCGAGCCACGCTCGGCGCCGCCGCCAGAGCCGACGCGGTGGCCACCCGAACGTGGGACCGGGTCGCCGAACGGATGGAACAGGTGTACGATCGGGCGGCTGATTGGCGTGACAGGCACTGCGGTACCGGACGGGACTCTCGATGA